A single region of the Pogoniulus pusillus isolate bPogPus1 chromosome Z, bPogPus1.pri, whole genome shotgun sequence genome encodes:
- the DIRAS2 gene encoding GTP-binding protein Di-Ras2, whose product MPEQSNDYRVVVFGAGGVGKSSLVLRFVKGTFRESYIPTIEDTYRQVISCDKSICTLQITDTTGSHQFPAMQRLSISKGHAFILVYSITSRQSLEELKPIYEQICQIKGDIESIPIMLVGNKNDESQNREVDSSEGEAMAKKWKCAFMETSAKLNHNVKELFQELLNLEKRRTVSLQIDGKKSKQQKRKEKLKGKCVVM is encoded by the coding sequence ATGCCTGAGCAAAGCAATGATTAcagggttgttgtgtttggagctggaggagtggGCAAAAGTTCTTTGGTCTTGAGATTTGTGAAGGGCACTTTCAGAGAAAGCTACATCCCTACTATTGAAGACACCTATCGGCAGGTGATCAGCTGTGATAAGAGCATATGCACTTTGCAGATAACTGACACCACAGGGAGCCATCAGTTTCCAGCCATGCAACGTCTGTCAATTTCTAAGGGACATGCTTTCATTTTGGTTTACTCTATCACCAGCCGACAGTCCTTGGAGGAACTCAAACCAATCTATGAACAAATATGCCAGATTAAAGGAGACATAGAAAGCATTCCAATAATGCTGGTGGGGAACAAAAATGATGAGAGCCAAAATAGAGAGGTGGACAGCAGTGAAGGAGAAGCCATGGCTAAGAAGTGGAAATGTGCCTTCATGGAGACATCTGCCAAGCTGAACCACAATGTGAAGGAGTTGTTCCAAGAATTGCTAAACCTAGAGAAACGCAGGACTGTGAGTCTACAAATTGATGGcaaaaaaagcaagcagcagaaaaggaaagagaaactgAAAGGCAAATGTGTAGTAATGTAA